GGGCGCTGCTCTTGTACCGGGGCAcgtcccccgtcccctccccggctccccctcACCGACGTCTGACTGGGAaggcagagcccccccaaacaGCGCAGTCGTAAGCCAAGCTCCCCTATAGAGAACCGTATAGCCGCTCCGGGAACCATTAGCTCTTCCCGGGGGAGGTTACCTCCTTTAGACGGGCGGGTTCCCACGCGCCGAGCCGGCACGCTCGCCTCCCTCGCGCCGGGAGCTGATTACGGCAAAGtctggagaaacagaaacaacCATTTATATCAAAACAGGGAATATTTCCCCAGCTCAGGCTTCCCCGCGAGGGCCGAGCTGCTGCTCCTACCCCTGCCGGACCCTCCACCGACCCCGCCGGGCCTTAACACCGCCCGGGACCTGCCCCAGGGGGAAAGTGGGGTGCTCATGGGGGGTCCCTCCATGCTCAGACCTGCTCAGGGCTTTCGCGGTCCTGACGATGAGGGACCCCGGGCTGAAATCCCGGGTGCAGCTGGCACGGGGGATCCCGAGGGGATGGACGGAGCTGTTGTttgaggggaaactgaggcagggggtggaggaggaggcttCCCCTGGGGGGGCTTAGGGACCAGCGGAGGGGGCTCTGCCCGAGGATGAGGGGGCTCTGCCTGGGGGACTTAGGGACCAGAGGAGGGGGCTCTCCCCAGGacgagggaggcagaggagggggctCTCCCTGGGGGACATAGGCAccaggggagggggctctcccaaGGGACaggggggcagaggaaggggctCTCCTCAGGGGTCACAGGGGTGAGGAGGGGGCTCTCCCAGGGATCACGGCgcgggggaaggagagggctCTCCCCGGGGGACATgaaggagcggggcggggggggctctcCCGAAGGACACGGGGGCCGGAGGAGGGTCCCCCCCACCGAGGCCCAGCGCGGAGGCCGAAGCCCCAACATGGCGGCCGCGTTGCCCCTGGTTACGAGCACTTCCGGCGGGACGCAGCGGCGGCCGGAAGCGCGGATCACGTGGGGGAGcgggaagatggcggcgcccacggcagcggggccgggcccggctccGCTGCTGCGGATAGTGGCGGAGTGCGGGCGGAGCCGGGCGCGGGCCGGCGAGCTGCGGCTGCCGCACGgccccgtcccctgccccgtTTTCATGCCCGTGGGTACCCGCGGCACCACCAAGGGCATCACGGCGGCCCAGCTCGCCGCGCTCGGCTGCCGCATCTGCCTCGGGAACACCTACCACCTGGGCACGCGGCCGGTgagcgccgccgcggcggggggggggcgggggaaggacCGGGaggggccgccggggccgggggagggccCGCCCGCAGCCACCGGGGAGCACCGGTCCCGGGAAGGCCCCGCCCCCGATCACAGGGAGACCACGCCTTCGGCATAACCCCGCCCCCCAGTTCCGGGAGGGCCACGCCCCCTGGGGGGCTCACgcttcccagccccagggtggCCACGCCCCTAGTCCCAGGTTGACCACACCCCCAGGAGGGCCCCGCCCCTTTGCCCCCAAAAAGTCTGTTGGAGGGAACCTCGAGGAAGGTCACGCCCCTGTGGTGACCACGCCCCTCCGATGGCCCCTCCCTCTGGGATGGCCCCGCCCCAGGGGGGCTTAGACCACCTGTGCCCATGGGAGAGAGGACCCGGGGTAGCCCCGCCCCCCTGATAGCCCCGCCCCCAGGCGCGGTAGCCCCGCCCCCTGGGGGGTCCCCATGCCCCTGGGCTGGGCGGGgatggggggccccccccggcccccccggtcTGACCCCGTCtgcagggcccggagctggtgcagCGAGCCGGCGGCCTCCACGGCTTCATGGACTGGCCCCACAACCTGCTGACGGTGAGggggggccccgggaccccaccTGGGGGGGAcgacacccccagaccccccacctGGGCAGGGGGGAGACCCCTAGACCCCCACCTGGGGGAAggggcaccccaagaccccccctctggggaggagggagatcCCCCTAGACCCCCACCtgggtggggggacaccccaagacccccacctgGGGATGAGGAGACCCCCTTAGACTCCCACCTCGGGAAGGGGGGAGCAcgacaccccaagacccccacctgGAGGGGGATGACACCCCTAGACCCCCACCTGGGCAGGGGggagacccccaagacccccacctgGGGATGAGGAGACCCCCTTAGACTCCCACCtcgggaaggggaggggggacaccccaagacccccacctgGAGGGGGATgaaacccccagggacccccagcccccttccccacagccccagggctCCCGATCcaccagccccgcccccccccattATCGGGGTCCCCCACGTGCCCCCCCAGGACAGCGGGGGCTTCCAGATGGTCTCGCTGGTGGAGCTGTCGGAGGTGACGGAGGAGGGGGTCCGCTTCCGCTCCCCCTACGGCGGGGAGGAGATCCTCCTCAGCCCCGAGAGGTCCATCGAGATCCAGAACGCCCTGGGTGagtctttgggggggggggtgaacccCCAAAATTAGGGGCtgaaccccccccgccccccgcaggcGCCGACATCGTGATGCAGCTGGACGACGTGGTGAGCAGCACCACGACGGGGCCGCGCGTGGAGGAGGCCATGCACAGGtccgggacccccccggacccccccaaacccccccccaaacccccctcccgaccctgacccccacccccccggccccccccaggtCCGTCCGCTGGCTCGACCGCTGCATCGCCGCCAACCGCCGCCCCCAGCAGCAGAACCTCTTCGCCATCGTCCAGGGGGGGCTGGATCCGGCCCTGCGCACCCAGTGCCTGGAAGGTAGCGGGGCCCGGCCCCCTCCcggccttcctccccctcctcagcctcctcatcctcctccctgccttcctccccctcctcagcctcctcatccccctccctgccttcctcccgctCCTcattctcctccctctccccaccttcttcccgctccctgtctgcccctcatcttcctccccctcctcatcctcccccagctccccatcttcctcctactcctcatcctcccccagctccccatcttcctccccctcctcatcctcccccagctccccatcaTCCTCCCACTCCCCAtcatcctccccctccccatcttcctccccctcctcatgctcccccagctccccatcttcctccccctcctcatcttcctccccctcctcatcctcccccagctccccattatcctccccctccccgccttcctccctccccctcctcatcttccccctcctcatcctcccccagctccccatctTCCTCCCACTCCTCACCTTCCCCCCATTCCCCACCTCCTTGCCCCCCATCttcctcccgctcccctccccccccccgcgccgggggggctcccggggggtcccacagccccccgcccccccagagATGACCCGGCGGGACGTCCCCGGCTTCGCCATCGGGGGCCTGAGCGGGGGCGAGGAGAAGGGCGGCTTCTGGAGGACGGTGAAGCTCAGCACCGAGCGCCTGCCCCGCCACAAGCCCCGCTACCTGATGGGCGTGGGGTAGGGTGGGGCCGGGACCCCTagggctccccggggggggggacccTCCTACAGCCCCGCCTGGGAGGGGGGACAACACCCCCAGACCCCacctgggggggacccccctAGACCCCCACCTGAGGGGGGGGGAGACCCCCAAGGACCCCCAcctggggaggggtgggagaCCCCCAAGGACCCCCACCCGGCTGAAGGGACCCCCCTAGACCCCACCTTGGGGGGGGCGGGAGACCCCCAAGGACCCCCACCCGGCTGAAGGGACCCCCCTAGACCCCACCTTGGGGGGGGCGGGAGACCCCCAAGGACCCCCACCCGGCTGAGGGGACCCCCCTAGACCCCACCTGGGGGGGTTGAGATCCCCCTAGACCCCCACCCGGCTGAGGGGACCCCCCTAGACCCCACCTGGGGGGTGGGAGATCCCCCTAGACCCCCACCCAGCTGAGGGGACCCCCCTAGACCCCACCTGGGGGGGGTGAGATCCCCCTAGACCCCCACCCAGCTGAGGGGACCCCCCTAGACCCCACCTGGGGGGGTGGGAGATCCCCCTAGACCCCCACCCGGCTGAGGGGACCCCCCTAGACCCACCTGGGGGGGGGCAGTTGATCCCCCTAGAcccccacctggcgggggggcacccccagacccccatagcgcagggaattgggggggggggggggagacgtggggctcagccccccccacccccccagctacGCCACCGACCTGGTGGTCTGCGTCGCCCTGGGCTGCGACATGTTCGACTGCGTCTTCCCCACCCGGACGGCGGTAAGAGGCAGCgggggggatggggacccccccaacccccctcccccggctatgggggggctcccccccccccccaaaccctcagcacgctccccccccccccccccccgcagcgttTCGGCTCGGCCCTGGTGCCCTGGGGTTCGCTccagctgaagaacaaaaaattcGCCAAAGATTTCCGCCCCATCGACGAGAACTGCGACTGCCCCACGTGCCGGcggtgggtgggggggcaccctggggtggggagggggtcgggggggggggtctgACCCCCCCCAAATCTCTTTGCCCCCCCAATTTAGGCACAGCCGGGCGTACCTGCACGCCCTGATGCGCAGCGAGACGGTCGCCCTCCACCATCTCACCGTCCACAACATCGCCTACCAGGtgggggggggccatggggggggtcCTCGGGGCGTCTTCTGCACCTGCGTCCCTGGTCCCCCACCACCCCGGTCCCCTCCTGCGTTCCCAGGACCCCCGAGCGTCCCAGTTCCCCTGgacccccaaaatgtccccagtTTCCCCCCGCTATCCCCAGgtcccctcctctgcacccccagaccccaccaCCCCTTGTCCCTGGGACCCCAGAGGGTCCCCAGGacccccgagcacccccagagccccttCTGCATTCCTGGACCCCCAAAATGTCCCCGTTTTCCCCCCGCTATCCCCAGgtcccctcctctgcacccccagaccccaccaCCCCTTGTTCCCAGGACCCCAGAgggtcccccagccccttctGCGTTCCTGGACCCCCAAAGTGTCCCcagtttcccccccaccccccccagctcccctcttctgcacccccagacccccatcaACCCCACTCCTCTCCCTTGGTCCTGGGGTATCCCCGATCCCCTCCTGGGACCCCTGAGCACCCCTGACGATGAGTGACCCCCCCAACTTCTGCAGCTGAACCTGATGGGCTCCATCCGGGAGAGCATCCTGGCCCAGCGCTTCCCCGAATTTGTCCGGGAATTCCTGAGCACCATGTACGGGGCGCGGGAGCGGGTCCCCCCCTGGGTGCTGGAGGCTCTGGCCGCCGTCGGCATCACCCTGGAATGACGGggggaccccccctgcaccccccggggggcagcccccgctTTCCCCCCGCGTACGCTTTTATCTTTCccatatttttatacttttttgtggggttttttttttactactttgggtttttttttttttaaggggggagCGGCTGCCGCAGCCGCATCCAAATAAAGGTTCTTGGTGGGAACAGCGGCTGGTCTGGCtcggagtggggctgggggggcccaaatggggctgggggggggctcggagtggggctggggggcccaaatggggctgggggggggctcgggatggggctggaggggggccgGAATGGGGCTGGTCTGTCtcggaatggggctggggggcccaaatggggctgggggggggctcgggatggggctggggggggccggaaTGGGGCTGGTCTGGCTCGGaatggggctgggagggctcaaatggggctggggggggctcgaaatggggctggggggggccggaatggggctgggggggctcggaatggggctgggggggctcaaatggggctggggggggctcgaaatggggctggggggggccggaatggggctgggggggctcggaatggggctgggggggctcaaatggggccgggggggctcggaatggggcgggggggggccggaaTGGGGCTGGTCTGGCtcggaatggggctgggggggctcaaatggggctgggggggggctcgaaatggggctgggggggctcaaATGGGTCCGGGGGAGCtcggaatggggctggggggggccggaatggggctgggggggctcaaatggggctggggggggctcgcAATGGGGCGGAGTGGGCCCGgaatggggccggggggggggctgtgtgcccacGGCGGGGGCTCGGTGCCCCCTCGGGACCGGAGAACCGGCGAtttggggggtgctcgggggtCCCGGGAGGGGATCGGGGATGttctggggtgctgggaggggaccAAGGGAGAGGAGTGGGGGcgaggggggtctgggggtgcaaagaggggacctgggggtgcgggggagggggactggggacattttgggggtcCAGGGGAACTGgcttggggggtcccggggccgcaggagggggccgggggtcccggggccgcaGGACCTGGGTTCTCTCCGCCTccgctcctccagcagcaccttcTCCACCGTCACTGTCACCCGCGCCACACCCCGGATCCGTCCCCTCGGCCCAAACCCAGCTGCTGggtccccaccctgccccggggCTCAGCACCCTCACCCTGCGCCCGCGGGGGGGGATGAATTGGGGCAGGATGCGaccaggggaaggggctgggctgggcttaaATAGGGCAGCGGGTGCAGGTGGGGGCTCAGGTGGGGGCTCAGGGCAAtcggggtgtcctgggggggggggcagagaccGCAGCCCCCCCGCACCCAGCTCCTGGGGAgcccggggtcccccccctccccgcaggtgATGACCCCAAGTGGAACATGGCCGATGGCCGATGGCCTTTGTCCCCATCAACCGGTGCCAGACACATGGCTGGTGGCAGCGGCGCGGTGCCAgctcccggggacccccccggatCCCCCCCG
The genomic region above belongs to Calonectris borealis chromosome 31, bCalBor7.hap1.2, whole genome shotgun sequence and contains:
- the QTRT1 gene encoding queuine tRNA-ribosyltransferase catalytic subunit 1, whose amino-acid sequence is MAAALPLVTSTSGGTQRRPEARITWGSGKMAAPTAAGPGPAPLLRIVAECGRSRARAGELRLPHGPVPCPVFMPVGTRGTTKGITAAQLAALGCRICLGNTYHLGTRPGPELVQRAGGLHGFMDWPHNLLTDSGGFQMVSLVELSEVTEEGVRFRSPYGGEEILLSPERSIEIQNALGADIVMQLDDVVSSTTTGPRVEEAMHRSVRWLDRCIAANRRPQQQNLFAIVQGGLDPALRTQCLEEMTRRDVPGFAIGGLSGGEEKGGFWRTVKLSTERLPRHKPRYLMGVGYATDLVVCVALGCDMFDCVFPTRTARFGSALVPWGSLQLKNKKFAKDFRPIDENCDCPTCRRHSRAYLHALMRSETVALHHLTVHNIAYQLNLMGSIRESILAQRFPEFVREFLSTMYGARERVPPWVLEALAAVGITLE